The region CCCCGGATCGTCATCCACCAGCAACAGATGGGCAGGTTTACGGCTGGTCATGGTTTCACATCCTCCTGAGTGCCGTCGCTTTTAGACGGGTGAGAACTGTCCGGCAGGTCAGTAGCGGCGGGTTTATTGCGCGTGGAGAGACGCCGTTCGATATCGGTGAGGTTTTCCAGTTTACGGGTAGTTGTTTCCAGTTGTTCGCGCAGGAATTGTTGTTGCTGGCGCAGACTATCCAGCTCGCTGTCCGCGGATTGCTGTAACTTCGCGTAACGGGCGCGCTCTTCCGCCAGTTGTAATTGGGCTTTTTCACCATCGCGCCACAGCTCAAACAGTGGACGAACCTGCGCAGGGATCGTGGGGCTTAATGCGCCCAGCCGCTCGGTGTATTCACGACGCTCAAGCGGCGAAATTTTGGCGTTAGAGAGCAAAATGCCGCGCCTGAACGTTGCCTGCCAGTTATCGTCAGACCAGGTACGTGCTTCAGCACGCGCGGCGGCAGGCGATAAACGTTGCGCACAGTCCATACCGCGCAGCCAGTAAAGCGGATTGGTGTCGACGTTTTGCCCGGACAGCGACCAGATATCGTCGCAATCTGTGGACAAAAAATCGGCCAGTTGATGTTCAGGGAGCCGTTCTTCCTGGAGGTCATGAATCGCGCTTTGCGGTTTTTGTGCAACACACCCCGCCAGCAGCAGACAAGGAAACACGCGAAGCCAGGCGTTTTGCTGTGTAACCGCGTTAATCACGCGGGAAAAAACATGCGACATACTCACCAGATTTAGATTCATTGAGTGGATTTTTCCGGCGCATTGAGAGGTAGCTCAATACGGAAACAGACATCAGCTTTGCTGCTCGCCACCAGATGCAGTTCGCCTTGCATACGGCGAATGCAGTCCCTGGCAATGCTTAGCCCCAACCCGCTGCCTTTCACCGCGCCTTTTCGCTGGTGGCTGCCCTGGAAGAACGGTTCGAAGATCATTTCACGCTCCGTTTCAGGGATCGGCGTACCGGTATTTGCCACTTCGATACAGAGCCGCGCGTTGGCAGTATAGCTGTGCAGAGAAATGTTACCGGATTCAGCACCATAGTGCACCGCGTTGGAGTAAAGATTATCCAGCACGCTCATCAGCAACATCGGTTCGGCCTGGCAGGTCGCCACATCAAGGGCGACATCGGTATGCATCATTTTAGCTCGCGCCGGCAAACTGTGGGCAGAGATCACCATTTCTACCAGTGGCGCAAGTTCCACGGTTTCCAGCTCTACCGACCCCTCCGCCAGCTTGCGGTTGTAATCCAGCAATTGCTCAATCAGTTTTTGCAGATTGCGGCTGCTGGCATCGAGGATCTCCACCACCTCTTTCTGTTCCATCGTCAGCGGTCCAACAACCTGATCGGCCAGCAACTCGGTGCCTTCGCGCATGCTGGCAAGCGGCGTTTTAAGCTCGTGGGAAAGGTGGCGTAAGAATTGATGACGCTGTGATTCAAGCCAGGCGAGTCTTTCGCTCAGCCAGAGGATCCGTTCCCCAACATAACGCAGTTCGCGCGGGCCTTTAAAGACAACGCTACGGCCCAGGGTTCTCCCCTCGCCCAAGCGATTAATCATCCGCTCGATGCCCTTCACCGGACCGATGATCATGCGGGTAAACAGCAGGACCAGCGCCAGGCTCACCAGGAACAGCACCAGCGCCTGCCAGCCGAAAAACTGGCCGCGTTCGGCAATTTCCAGCTGAAGCTGTTGCCCGCGGGAAAAAACCACCGCCCGTGTCGATTGCACCATCTCGGTATTGGCGGCGGCAAACGCTTCAAGCTGCGCAGAGGCCTCGGCAGACGGGCCGCTATTTTTACATTGCAACTGGGCGAGCGCGTTTAAATCCTGGCGCAACGCCTGGTAAAGTTTATCGTCAGGGAGCACGCCCGCGTGGGCGTCAAGCATTTCGCTATAACGCTTACGCTGATTCTGATACACGCGCGCCAGGGTGGCATCATCCAGCACACAGTACTGCCGGTAGCTACGCTCCATTTCCAGTGCGGCATTGGTCATTGCTTCACTGCGACGCGCGTCAATCAACGTTGTGCGGTTAGTCTGCAACGCCTGCGCACTGAGTGCGTTCAGGCTTTGCCACGCCTGCCAGGCTAACACCAGCAGCGGCAACAGGATTAACAAAAACGCCATCATGACCAGTTGGCGAAGCGAGCGGGGGAAAACAGGCCAGCGTTTCAATGCACTTCTCTCGCAAAAAAAGGTATGGAGATGCTAACTGATTTACCAAAAGCCAGAAACAACAAAGCCGGGTATTAACCCGGCTTTGTTATGAAATTAGGCGGTGCCTAACTCGACGTTTCGCCCGATGCCTGATAAAGCAACGCAATTATCAGCAGGTGGACGGCAGGCACCTTTAAGTGCGTCATTCGAAGTTTATGTAGCGCGTCCCGAAGGGGCTGACATAAGGAGGTGAATGAGCCACTGCGTAATATTATGCAGGTATTGTGCCAACACGCCAACAATTAATTTAATCTATTGATTTTTAATAATTTAATATTTTAAAAATGAAAGTGTGATGTGCTTATCATTTCAACAACCTGTCGCTATTTAGCAACACACTGATAGCATCAAAAATAAATCATTTATAATCAATAAATTAAATGTCTCTTTTTGGAGACACCACTTGATACCCTATGTCGGGAAATGCAGACACTTTTGCTCAGACGAAAAAAAGCCCTCTTACAAAGAAGAGGGCTTACTGATGATGACGAAATTAACCCAACTGTTTACGGGCGTTGCGGAAGATACGCATCCACGGGCTGTCTTCGCCCCAGTTTTCCGGATGCCAGGAGTTGGAAACGGTGCGGAACACGCGCTCCGGGTGCGGCATCATAATGGTTACGCGCCCGCTTTCGCTGGTCACAGCCGTAATGCCGTTCGGTGAGCCGTTCGGGTTCGCCGGATAAGTTTCCGTCACGACCCCGGTGTTATCCACGTAGCGCAACGCCACCAGTCCTTTGCTTTCCAGCTGCGCCAGATGCGCGCCATCACGCACTTCTACGCGACCTTCACCATGGGAAACGGCGATTGGCATCTGCGAGCCGACCATACCGCTCAGCAGCAGCGACGGGCTTTGCGTCACTTCCACCAGGCTGAAGCGCGCTTCAAAGCGGTCGGAGTGGTTACGCACAAAGCGCGGCCACAGCTCGCTGCCCGGGATCAGTTCACGCAGGTTAGACATCATCTGGCAACCGTTACACACGCCAAGCGCCAGTGTCTGCGGGCGATGGAAGAAGGTTTCGAACTCGTCACGCACACGCTCGTTGAACAGAATCGATTTCGCCCAACCCTCACCTGCACCCAGCACATCGCCATACGAGAAGCCGCCGCAGGCAACCAGCGCCTGGAAGTGCTCAAGGCCAGTGCGCCCTGCCAGCAGATCGCTCATATGCACGTCAATGGCATCAAAACCGGCGCGATGGAATGCAGCCGCCATTTCAACGTGCGAGTTGACGCCCTGCTCACGCAGCACAGCCACTTTCGGCCGCGCACCGGTAGCAATGAACGGTGCAGCGATATCGTCGTTGATATCAAAAGAGAGCTTCACGTTAAGGCCCGGATCGTTGTCATTGGCTTTCGCCTGATGCTCCTGATCCGCACACTCCGGGTTATCACGCAGGCGCTGCATCTGCCAGGTGGTTTCCGCCCACCACATGCGCAGCTGAGTACGGCTTTCGCTAAACACCGCCTGGCCATCAGCTTCAATCACAAAGCGATCGCCAGCAACGGCAGTACCGAGATAGTGAACGCTATCCCCCAGACCATAAGCCGCGAGTACGCTTTCTACCGCTTCGCGATCGGCCGCGCGCACCTGAATCACCGCGCCCAGCTCTTCATTAAACAACGCCGCCAGACGATCCTGGCCCAGAGACGCGATATCAACGTTGATGCCGCAGTGACCGGTAAAGGCCATCTCTGCCAGCGTGACCAGCAGGCCGCCATCGGAGCGATCGTGATAGGCCAGCAGTTTGCGGTCCGCCACCAGCGCCTGGATAGCATCAAAGAAACCTTTCAGTTGCTCAACGTTACGCACATCAGCCGGTTTGTCCCCAAGCTGGCGGTAAACCTGTGCCAGCGCGGTGGCACCCAGTGCATTATTGCCATTACCCAGGTCAATCAGCAGCAGGGCGTTATCTTCCGTGGAAAGCTGCGGGGTAACCGTGCGGCGAACATCTTCAACACGGGCAAACGCGGTGATCACCAGTGACAGCGGCGAGGTCATTTCGCGCTGCTCGCTGCCTTCCTGCCAGCGGGTTTTCATCGACATGGAGTCTTTACCCACCGGAATGGTTAAACCGAGCGCCGGACAAAGCTCTTCGCCCACCGCTTTCACTGCGGCATACAGCCCGGCGTCTTCACCCGGGTGACCGGCGGCGGCCATCCAGTTCGCCGACAGCTTGATACGTTTGATATCGCCAATCTGCGTTGCAGCGATGTTAGTGAGCGCTTCACCCACCGCCAGGCGGGCGGAAGCGGCGAAGTCCAGCAGCGCAACCGGCGCACGTTCGCCCAGCGCCATCGCCTCACCGTAGTAGCTATCAAGGCTGGCGGTGGTGACTGCACAGTTCGCCACCGGAATCTGCCACGGGCCAACCATCTGATCGCGCGCGACCATACCGGTCACCGTACGGTCGCCGATGGTCACAAGGAAAGTTTTTTCCGCCACGGTCGGCAGGTGCAGCACGCGGTTAACCGCATCGGCAATGGAAATGCCCTGCACGTTCAGCGCTTCGCCAGCCGCCTGACGAGACGCGACATCGCGGGTCATCTTCGGCGTTTTACCCAGCAGCACATCCAGCGGCATATCGATCGGCTGGTTGTTAAAGTGGCTGTCGTTAAGCGTCAGATGTTGAGCTTCCGTCGCTTCACCAATCACCGCGTACGGCGCGCGCTCGCGGCGGCACAGCTCGTCAAACAGCGCCAGTTGATCGGCGGCAACCGCCAGCACGTAGCGCTCCTGCGATTCGTTACACCAGATCTCAAGCGGGCTCATTCCCGGCTCATCGCTCAGAATATCGCGCAGCTCAAAACGACCGCCGCGACCGCCGTCGCTCACCAGCTCCGGCATGGCGTTAGAAAGGCCGCCCGCGCCAACGTCGTGAATAAAGAGGATCGGGTTGGCATCACCCAGCTGCCAGCAGCGGTCGATAACTTCCTGGCAACGACGCTCCATCTCCGGGTTGTCACGCTGTACGGAGGCAAAATCAAGATCCGCGTCGGACTGACCGGAGGCCATCGACGACGCGGCGCCGCCGCCCAGACCGATATTCATCGCCGGACCGCCCAGCACGATCAGTTTCGCGCCAACGGTGATTTCACCTTTCTGCACGTGATCGGCACGGATGTTGCCGATGCCGCCCGCCAGCATGATCGGTTTGTGGTAGCCGCGCAGCTCTTCGCCATTGTGGCTGTTCACTTTCTCTTCATAAGTACGGAAGTAACCATTCAGCGCCGGACGACCAAATTCATTGTTGAACGCCGCGCCGCCCAGCGGGCCGTCGGTCATAATGTCCAGCGCAGTAACGATACGATCCGGTTTACCGAAATCCTCTTCCCACGGCTGTTCAAAGCCAGGAATACGCAGGTTAGAAACGGAAAAGCCCACCAGCCCCGCTTTTGGCTTCGCGCCACGGCCGGTTGCGCCTTCGTCGCGGATCTCGCCGCCGGAACCTGTCGCCGCCCCCGGCCACGGCGAAATCGCCGTCGGGTGGTTGTGAGTTTCCACCTTCATCAGAATATGCGCCGGTTCCTGATGGTAGTCGTAACGCCCTTCCCCGCGATCGGCGAAGAAGCGACCCACTTCGGAACCTTCCATCACTGCGGCATTATCTTTATAGGCCGACAGCACGAAATCCGGCGTTTGCTCGAAGGTGTTTTTGATCATTTTGAACAGCGACTTCGGCTGCTGCTTGCCATCAATCACCCAGTCGGCGTTGAAAATTTTGTGGCGGCAGTGCTCAGAGTTCGCCTGCGCGAACATATAAAGCTCGATGTCGTTCGGATTGCGCCCCAGGCGGGTAAACGCCTCTTGCAGGTAGTCGATTTCGTCTTCCGCCAGCGCCAGCCCCAGACGCAGGTTGGCATCAATCAGCGCCTGACGGCCTTCACCGAGCAGATCCACGCTCTGTACCGGCGCAGGCTGATGGTGCTCAAACAGGCGTTCGGCGTCGGCTTGTGACGTGAATACGCTCTCCATCATGCGGTCATGCAGCTCTGCGGCAACGTCGTTCCACTGGGCGTCAGTCAGCCCGGCTGCGTCAACGTAATAGGCGACGCCGCGCTCAAGGCGATTGATTTTGTTAAGGCCGCAGTTGTGGGCGATATCGGTAGCTTTAGAAGACCAGGGAGAGATGGTGCCGGGACGAGGAGTGACGAGCAGTAATTTTCCGGTCGGGGTATGGCTGCTAAGGCTCGGGCCGTATTTCAGCAAGCGCTGGAGCCGCGCGTATTCATCTTCTGTCAGCCCATCATTGAGATCGGCGAAGTGAGCGTATTCGGCGTAAATGTTGCTTACCGGGAGGTTGGCGGCCTGAAAACGTGCCAGCAGTTTGTTGATACGGAAAGCGGACAATGCAGGCGAACCACGCAGAATTTCCATCATAAGTCTCTCGTCTTCGATTACGAAGCGTCGGGGACGCTTTAAGTGTGCACCAGGGGAAAACGGGCGTCATTATAGAGAATCCTGCGCGTCGACGAAACCGTTTGCGTCGAAATAAAATCGCCGTCAATTTTTAACAATAGCTGTCGCCGAATGCTCTAATTAGTTGCCAACTGGCGTTTTGTTGCGCAGAATGCCGCTCAATCACCGACAAACCTTACTGTTATCATCACGAGAATCTTCTGAGGCAAAGCACGGCGCAGAGAATTAACTCCTTGAAAAAATTTAAGATTAATTATCTGCTCATCGGCATTGTCACCCTGCTGCTGGCAGCGGCCCTGTGGCCTTCTATCCCCTGGTTCGGCAAAGCCGACAATCGCATCGCGGCGATCAAAGCTCGTGGGGAGCTGCGCGTCAGTACGGTTGCCACACCGCTCACTTACAACACCGTTGATGGCAAAACGTATGGGCTGGATTACGATCTCGCGCAGCATTTCGCCGATTACCTTGGCGTCAAACTGAAAGTCACGGTGCGCCAGAATATCAGCCAACTGTTTGATGACCTTGATAATGACGACGCCGATATGCTCGCCGCCGGGTTGGTCTACAACAGCGAACGGGTGAAGAACTATCAAACCGGGCCGGTCTACTACTCGGTTTCTCAGCAACTGGTGTACCGCGTGGGCAGCTACCGCCCCCGTACGCTGGAATCCGTTAATGCCAGCCAGTTAACCATCGCTCCCGGTCATGTCGCCCTGGACGATCTGCGTGAATTAAAAGAGAAGAAGTACCCGGAGTTAAGCTGGACGGTGGATGAAAAGCTCGGCACGACCGCGTTGCTGCAACAAGTGGTCGACGGGAAACTGAGCTACACCGTCGCTGATTCGGTCGCCATTAGCCTGTTCCAGCGCGTGCACCCCGAGCTGGCGGTGGCGCTGGATATTACCGATGAGCAACCCGTCACCTGGTTTAGCAAGCGCGATGACGATAATACGCTGTCGGCCGCGATGCTCGATTTTTTCAATTATATGAATGAAGACGGCACACTTGCGCGGCTGGAGGAGAAATATCTCGGCCATGGCGAGGATTTTGACTATGTCGACACGCGTACCTTTTTACGCGCCGTCGATAGCGTGCTGCCGGATCTGCAACCGCTGTTTGAAAAATACGCCCAGGCGATCGACTGGCGACTGTTAGCGGCCATCTCTTATCAGGAGTCACACTGGGACTCCCAGGCCACTTCACCCACCGGCGTTCGCGGCTTGATGATGCTGACGCGTAATACGGCGCAGAGCTTAGGTTTAAGCGATCGCACTGACGCCGAGCAAAGCATCAGCGGCGGCGCGCGTTACCTGGTGGACATGATGAGCAAAGTGCCGGACACCGTGCCGCAGGATGAAAAAATCTGGTTCGCGCTGGCGGCTTACAATATGGGCTACGCGCACATGCTGGATGCCCGTGCGTTAACGGCGAAAACCAAAGGCAACCCGGACAGTTGGGCAGACGTGAAACAGCGCCTGCCGTTATTAAGCCAGAAACAGTACTACAGCAAGCTAACGTACGGCTACGCTCGCGGACACGAAGCCTATGCCTATGTAGAAAATATTCGTAAGTATGAAATTAGCCTGGTCGGTTATTTGCTGGAAAAAGAGAAAGAGGCCGCAAAAGCAGTGAAGCTGGCCAGGAGTTACCCGGCGGTATCAACAGAAGAATTAAATCGCCCGGCTTACGGCGTGCTGCCCTTTAGCGCGTTAACCGCTAATGAAGCCTTCCCGCGTAACCCGCTGCTGGTGTCCGACGCGCTGGTGCAAAACCCGCTGAAAGTTAACCGCTAGCGCTTAACGCCACTACGCGCTAAAAAGCTGTAGGATCGCCAGCCGGTTTTTTCAGGGCTTTCTTCTCCAGCCGACGCTGGCGGAAGAAATCGCTCAGCATCGCGGCGCATTCGTCGCGTAACACGCCTTCGGTTATCTCCACCCGATGGTTCATGCCCGGATGGTGCAACACATCAATCAACGATCCCGCCGCGCCGGTTTTCGCATCCCGCGCACCAAAAACCAGTTGACCGATACGGCTGTGCACCATGGCACCCGCGCACATAACGCATGGCTCCAGCGTGACATATAAAGTGGTATCAATAAGACGGTAGTTTTGCAGCACCAGCCCACCCTGGCGCAACGCCATAATTTCCGCATGCGCGGTAGGATCGTGGCGGCCAATCGGCCGGTTCCAGCCTTCGCCGATCACCTGACCGTTATGCACCAGCACCGCGCCTACCGGCACTTCGCCCTCTTCCCAGGCACGTTTCGCCAGCGTGAGCGCATGACGCATCCAGACGTCGTGATTCAGTTCAGGAATGGACAAAGCGAGATACTCCAGTAATTCAGGCGGAGCGCATTATACACAGCCGTTATCGGTTCGACACTACTCGAGCTGTTGCAAGTCGCCACGCGGCGTCACGCGCCAGCGGTGCTGGCAAAAATAGAGCAACGGGTTGTCTTGCTTGCTGTCGCTGTAACCGCTGTAGAGGCGCAACGGGGTACCGATTTTGCGTTCAAGCTGGGCGACTTTTTCATGACCGAGACAGCGCATAGTCAGCACCCAGCCACCGTAGCGGCGGCTGATTTGGCTGGCTATCAGATTAACGCGCGGGAGCCACGGGGTATCATAATAGACCTGCTCCACCAGCGGCTGCGGCGAGCCGGTAATCAGCCAGATATCCGCATCGGACGCCGCCAGATAGTTGGTTAACCGCGTTTGCACGACCGGGAAGGCGGTAACATGCTCACGAAACCAGCTGACAAATTTCTGCTGCAACGCATTCAGGTGCCGTTCGCTATGGCCAAACGTGCAGCCCCACAGCAGCAAGCTCATTGGCCAGCGCGCGGCGCGTCCTTTGAGTAATAATCCGCCCGCAATCACCGGCAACAAAGGCAGCACCAGCAACGCATTTAACGGCTGATGACGCAAAACGTAACGCAGAAACGTGCCAAACATATCCTGCTGATGCAGGGTACCATCCAGATCAAAAAAGACGACGCGGCGCTCGCTGTTAGCCAAATGGGAGTCCTCTGTTGGTTAACCTTCGACCGCCGGGCCTCTCCTTCTGGCGATCGCTCTTTCAATAGCCTAACAGATAGCCCCTCACTTTTCCGGTAACAATCGGTCACCGATACCTGTAATAATCAGCGGCTATGTTGGCAAAGCCAGGATGCTTTACACTGGCCCGAACCTATACTTCACCGCGATCCTGATGACAACACAACATACGCGCGCCTTTCATTTTGCCCCGTTTCGCCATCTGTTTTTTGCCCGTCTGCTGACGGTGCTCGGTAACGGCATTGCCCCCATTGCGCTGGCTTTTGCGGTGCTGGACATTGGCGGTTCCGCCACCGAACTCGGTATTGTGGTGGCCGCTCGCTCACTGTTTAACGTGGCGTTTTTGCTGGTCGGCGGTGTGCTGGCCGATCGCTATTCACGCAGCCAGGTGCTGGTGCTGTCGTCGCTGGTCGCCGCCTGTTCGCAAGGCGTTGTCGCCTGGCTGGTGCTGGACGGTTCAGCGACGGTGCTGCTCCTCGCGATACTCGGCACGATTAACGGCGCGGCGGCGGGGATCGCGCTGCCGGCTTCGTCCGCGCTGGTGCCGCAAACGGTGCCAGCGCATAACCTGCGCGAAGCCAATGCCTTTATCCAGCTTGGTATTTATAGCGGAACGGTCGTCGGCGCGTCGCTCGGTGGCATCCTCACCAGCGCCGTCGGGCCTGGCTGGGGGCTGGCGATTGACGCACTGGGCTTTGCCGCCTCGGCTCCGCTTTATCTCGCCATTCGCATGGGCGCTATTCAGGAGACAGCGGCGCAAAGCAATATCCTGCAAGATCTGCGCGATGGCTGGAAAGAGTTCATCAGCCGCGCCTGGGTGTGGGCCATTGTCGTGCAGTTCACCATTATTAATGCCGCGTTCAGCGGCGTGGTGATGGTACTCGGCCCGATCATTGCCGATACCTCGTTTGGCCGCACGCGCTGGGGAATGATTGTCGCCGCGCAGAGCGTGGGCTTGATTGTCGGTTCATTCCTCGCGCTGCGCTGGCGTCCGCGACGCGATCTGTTTATCGGCGTGATGCTGGTTGCCGTATGCGCGGTGCCGATCTATCTCCTCAGCCAAAATGTTTCTACAACGTGGTTGCTGGCGGCGTTTTTCCTCGCTGGCGTCAGTTTCGGCCTGTTCGGCGTGGCGTGGGCGCAGTCATTACAAACACATATTCCGCCAGAGAAGCTGGCGCGTGTTTATGCCTACGATGCAATGGGATCATTTATCGCCATTCCGGTTGGTGAGCTGGCCGCCGGGCCACTGGCGACGCACTTTGGTAGCAGCAACGTGCTGATCGCCTCGGCAATCGCGGTGGTCATTGCCTGCGCAGGTGCCAGTTTTATTCCGGCAATTCGTCTGCTCGATAATTCACCGAAGGTTAAACAACGCAGCCTCAGCGGATCCTCTTGATCGCTGTCAAAACCCATTCAGGGATATTTTGTGCTAAAAGAATTTTTAATTCATAATCGCAATCTATTACTGGAATATTAAATTCATTCATCGGCAAAATATCGCGGATGGGTTTGCTCCCGGAGATCTTATGAATTGTCTAATCCGCATTCGCCAGCGCTACCCAGGCCTTGCGCAGAGCGATAAAAAGCTGGCGGAATTTCTGCTGGAAAATCCCGATCGCGCCCGTCATTTGAGTTCGCAACAGCTGGCCGCTGAAGCAGGCGTCAGCCAGTCCAGCGTGGTGAAATTTGCCCAGAAGATGGATTTCAAAGGCTTTCCGGCGATGAAACTGGCGATCAGCGAAGCGTTAGCCAGCAATAGCAATCCGTGGTCTATGCCGGTACATAACCAGATCCGTGGTGATGATCCGCTGCGGGTGGTGGGCGAAAAGCTGATTAAAGAGTACCAGAGCGCCATGCATGCCTCGCTCGATGTTAACAGCGAGGAGAAACTGCTGGAGAGCGTGCGACTGCTGCGCGAAGCGCGGCGTATTATCCTGACGGGCATCGGCGCTTCCGGGCTGGTCGCCCGTAATTTTGGCTGGAAACTGATGAAAATCGGCGTTAACGCCGTGGTCGAGCAGGATATGCACGCGCTGCTGGCAACCGTGCAGGCGATGGAGCCGGGCGATCTGTTGCTGCCGGTCTCTTATAGCGGCGAACGCCGAGAAATCAACATGGCGGCCGATGAGACACTGCGCGTTGGCGGCAAGATCCTCGCCATAACCGGCTTCACGCCGAACGCATTACAGCAGCGGGCCACGCACTGCCTGTACACCATCGCGGAAGAGCAAGCGACACGCAGCGCGGCGATTTCTTCCACCAGCGCGCAAATGATGCTCACGGATTTACTGTTTATGGCGCTGGTACAGCAGGATCTTGAGCATGCGCCGGAGCGTATTCGCCATAGCGAAGAACTGGTGAAAAAACTGGTGTAGCCTCCCGTCCTGACGGACGAGGTGCCTTAGCGCGGTTACTCGCCGTCGCTGGTCAGATGTTGCACTATCTCCTCGCGTATCATTTCTGCGAGCAGAGCATGGGTTTTGGTGGTCGGGTGCATATTGTCCCAGAAAACAAACGCCCCGTTCGCCGTTTTACATGCCTGCTTCACCGCGACACCTGTGGCGTAAGAGATGCCGGAAGCGGAGATATCCAGGCAAGTTTCGCTGGTATTAACAAAGCCATATTTACCGCTTTCACTGAGCAGATCATTAAATGCGCTATCCAGTTTGACGGTGAAAAAATTCGCTTTCGGATACGCGGTGCGTAATTCGCCGAGCAGGTGGTCCAGCTGCTGGTTAAACTTCTCTGATTTGTTTTTTAGCGCCTCTTTTTCCGCTGGTGTCCAGGTAGCGACACCAGGAATGACAGAGAAATCAGGCAGCCTGAATATCGCGATATGCTGCGCTCCCAGTGCCGCCAGACGCGCCAGCTGTATGCGGTAAGTAGCGATGATATCGTCCGGCGTTTTTGCGCCAGTGATAAAATCATTACCGCCAAACAGCACCGTAAACAGGGTCTGCGCGATGTCATAATTCTCTGTTTTACTCAGATAAGCGCTGAAAGAATCCAGCTGCTTATCAAAACCGTTAAATAACGGTTTCTCACCGCTTTCCGCATTGGCTGTCGCCCATACATAGCCCGGTAAA is a window of Enterobacter sp. R4-368 DNA encoding:
- the yfhb gene encoding phosphatidylglycerophosphatase C, with protein sequence MANSERRVVFFDLDGTLHQQDMFGTFLRYVLRHQPLNALLVLPLLPVIAGGLLLKGRAARWPMSLLLWGCTFGHSERHLNALQQKFVSWFREHVTAFPVVQTRLTNYLAASDADIWLITGSPQPLVEQVYYDTPWLPRVNLIASQISRRYGGWVLTMRCLGHEKVAQLERKIGTPLRLYSGYSDSKQDNPLLYFCQHRWRVTPRGDLQQLE
- a CDS encoding MFS transporter, which translates into the protein MTTQHTRAFHFAPFRHLFFARLLTVLGNGIAPIALAFAVLDIGGSATELGIVVAARSLFNVAFLLVGGVLADRYSRSQVLVLSSLVAACSQGVVAWLVLDGSATVLLLAILGTINGAAAGIALPASSALVPQTVPAHNLREANAFIQLGIYSGTVVGASLGGILTSAVGPGWGLAIDALGFAASAPLYLAIRMGAIQETAAQSNILQDLRDGWKEFISRAWVWAIVVQFTIINAAFSGVVMVLGPIIADTSFGRTRWGMIVAAQSVGLIVGSFLALRWRPRRDLFIGVMLVAVCAVPIYLLSQNVSTTWLLAAFFLAGVSFGLFGVAWAQSLQTHIPPEKLARVYAYDAMGSFIAIPVGELAAGPLATHFGSSNVLIASAIAVVIACAGASFIPAIRLLDNSPKVKQRSLSGSS
- a CDS encoding MurR/RpiR family transcriptional regulator translates to MNCLIRIRQRYPGLAQSDKKLAEFLLENPDRARHLSSQQLAAEAGVSQSSVVKFAQKMDFKGFPAMKLAISEALASNSNPWSMPVHNQIRGDDPLRVVGEKLIKEYQSAMHASLDVNSEEKLLESVRLLREARRIILTGIGASGLVARNFGWKLMKIGVNAVVEQDMHALLATVQAMEPGDLLLPVSYSGERREINMAADETLRVGGKILAITGFTPNALQQRATHCLYTIAEEQATRSAAISSTSAQMMLTDLLFMALVQQDLEHAPERIRHSEELVKKLV
- a CDS encoding SGNH/GDSL hydrolase family protein; protein product: MMERAKLYIAFIASITSGMANAANEYTYTTPVPPAYESSANQRALRTNDETSTYIKCVYNIDNQDQSNPASSWIWARDGSNYLKLRGYWYSTTPLANMFYSESSYANLVNICRSTLKASNINAQTVIPYASDYALSWYYMIWHQGQAQPAILFGNNKIDRMVIFGDSLSDTINVYNGSYGTVPNHASWFLGHFSNGKVWHEYLAGSLNLPGYVWATANAESGEKPLFNGFDKQLDSFSAYLSKTENYDIAQTLFTVLFGGNDFITGAKTPDDIIATYRIQLARLAALGAQHIAIFRLPDFSVIPGVATWTPAEKEALKNKSEKFNQQLDHLLGELRTAYPKANFFTVKLDSAFNDLLSESGKYGFVNTSETCLDISASGISYATGVAVKQACKTANGAFVFWDNMHPTTKTHALLAEMIREEIVQHLTSDGE